In Lycium ferocissimum isolate CSIRO_LF1 chromosome 11, AGI_CSIRO_Lferr_CH_V1, whole genome shotgun sequence, a single genomic region encodes these proteins:
- the LOC132037149 gene encoding KH domain-containing protein At5g56140 isoform X4, producing the protein MSSGNSRYMAYSPSPSAPHSPHISALRSATSAIAEQEKYLSELLEERHKLGPFVPVLPHCYRLLNQELLRVTTLLGNASVLDQNGLKHASPLASGGMYSNGGANVDRWTSPFQSDISGLMHSTSTQNWLNTQSNSSGLIVKRTIRIDIPVDQYPSYNFVGRLLGPRGNSLKRVEATTECRVLIRGRGSIKDPVKEEMMRGKPGYEHLNEPLHVIVEAELPVEIIDAQLLQAREILEDLLKPMDESQDFYKKQQLRELAMINGTLREESPQMSGSVSPFHNSLGMKRAKTGG; encoded by the exons ATGTCGTCGGGAAATAGTAGGTATATGGCGTATTCACCATCTCCATCTGCACCTCACTCTCCTCATATCTCAGCCCTTCGTTCTGCCACGTCAGCTATCGCCGAACAAGAAAA GTATCTGTCAGAGTTGCTTGAGGAACGCCACAAACTGGGCCCATTTGTGCCCGTCCTTCCTCATTGTTATCGGTTGCTGAATCAGG AACTTTTGCGTGTAACTACACTGTTGGGGAATGCATCAGTTTTAGATCAAAATGGGCTTAAACATGCTAGCCCCCTGGCTTCAGGAGGAATGTATTCAAATGGAGGAGCTAATGTGGACAGATGGACATCACCATTTCAATCAGAT ATATCAGGTTTAATGCACTCAACGTCGACTCAAAACTGGCTAAATACTCAAAGTAACTCATCAGGCCTCATAGTGAAGCGAACAATCAGAATTGATATACCCGTGGACCAATATCCTAGT TACAATTTCGTGGGACGCCTCCTGGGCCCTAGAGGGAACTCTCTAAAGCGAGTGGAAGCTACTACTGAATGCCGGGTTCTGATAAGAGGACGTGGAAGCATCAAGGATCCAGTAAAG GAAGAAATGATGAGAGGCAAACCGGGGTATGAGCACCTGAATGAGCCACTTCATGTTATTGTGGAAGCTGAATTGCCAGTGGAAATCATTGATGCTCAGCTATTGCAAGCACGTGAGATTTTGGAAGATCTGCTCAAGCCCATG GATGAGTCTCaggatttttataaaaaacagCAGCTACGTGAACTTGCAATGATCAATGGTACTCTTCGTGAAGAAAGTCCTCAAATGTCTGGTTCTGTTTCCCCCTTCCACAACAGTCTTGGGATGAAGAGGGCTAAAACCGGGGGGTGA
- the LOC132037149 gene encoding KH domain-containing protein At5g56140 isoform X3, protein MSSGNSRYMAYSPSPSAPHSPHISALRSATSAIAEQEKYLSELLEERHKLGPFVPVLPHCYRLLNQELLRVTTLLGNASVLDQNGLKHASPLASGGMYSNGGANVDRWTSPFQSDISGLMHSTSTQNWLNTQSNSSGLIVKRTIRIDIPVDQYPSYNFVGRLLGPRGNSLKRVEATTECRVLIRGRGSIKDPVKEEMMRGKPGYEHLNEPLHVIVEAELPVEIIDAQLLQAREILEDLLKPMQDESQDFYKKQQLRELAMINGTLREESPQMSGSVSPFHNSLGMKRAKTGG, encoded by the exons ATGTCGTCGGGAAATAGTAGGTATATGGCGTATTCACCATCTCCATCTGCACCTCACTCTCCTCATATCTCAGCCCTTCGTTCTGCCACGTCAGCTATCGCCGAACAAGAAAA GTATCTGTCAGAGTTGCTTGAGGAACGCCACAAACTGGGCCCATTTGTGCCCGTCCTTCCTCATTGTTATCGGTTGCTGAATCAGG AACTTTTGCGTGTAACTACACTGTTGGGGAATGCATCAGTTTTAGATCAAAATGGGCTTAAACATGCTAGCCCCCTGGCTTCAGGAGGAATGTATTCAAATGGAGGAGCTAATGTGGACAGATGGACATCACCATTTCAATCAGAT ATATCAGGTTTAATGCACTCAACGTCGACTCAAAACTGGCTAAATACTCAAAGTAACTCATCAGGCCTCATAGTGAAGCGAACAATCAGAATTGATATACCCGTGGACCAATATCCTAGT TACAATTTCGTGGGACGCCTCCTGGGCCCTAGAGGGAACTCTCTAAAGCGAGTGGAAGCTACTACTGAATGCCGGGTTCTGATAAGAGGACGTGGAAGCATCAAGGATCCAGTAAAG GAAGAAATGATGAGAGGCAAACCGGGGTATGAGCACCTGAATGAGCCACTTCATGTTATTGTGGAAGCTGAATTGCCAGTGGAAATCATTGATGCTCAGCTATTGCAAGCACGTGAGATTTTGGAAGATCTGCTCAAGCCCATG CAGGATGAGTCTCaggatttttataaaaaacagCAGCTACGTGAACTTGCAATGATCAATGGTACTCTTCGTGAAGAAAGTCCTCAAATGTCTGGTTCTGTTTCCCCCTTCCACAACAGTCTTGGGATGAAGAGGGCTAAAACCGGGGGGTGA
- the LOC132035795 gene encoding ubiquitin-conjugating enzyme E2 28, which produces MASKRIQKELKDLQKDPPASCSAGPVGEDMFHWQATIMGPSDSPFSGGVFLVSIHFPPDYPFKPPKVAFKTKVFHPNINSNGSICLDILKEQWSPALTVSKVLLSICSLLTDPNPDDPLVPEIAHMYKTDKVKYESTARSWTQKYAMG; this is translated from the exons ATGGCTTCGAAGAGGATCCAGAAGGAACTGAAGGACTTGCAGAAAGACCCACCTGCTTCTTGCAGTGCAG GTCCTGTTGGTGAGGATATGTTCCACTGGCAAGCAACCATAATGGGTCCATCGGACAGCCCTTTTTCTGGGGGTGTTTTCCTTGTGTCTATCCATTTTCCCCCAGATTATCCATTCAAGCCCCCAAAG GTCGCCTTCAAAACTAAGGTCTTCCACCCAAACATCAACAGTAATGGTAGTATTTGTCTTGATATCCTAAAGGAACAATGGAGCCCTGCCCTTACTGTATCCAAG GTGCTGCTTTCCATTTGCTCCTTGCTTACTGATCCAAATCCCGATGATCCTTTAGTGCCAGAGATTGCTCACATGTACAAGACTGACAAAGTGAAGTATGAGAGTACTGCCAGATCTTGGACCCAGAAATATGCAATGGGTTGA
- the LOC132037149 gene encoding KH domain-containing protein At5g56140 isoform X1, with protein MSSGNSRYMAYSPSPSAPHSPHISALRSATSAIAEQEKYLSELLEERHKLGPFVPVLPHCYRLLNQELLRVTTLLGNASVLDQNGLKHASPLASGGMYSNGGANVDRWTSPFQSDISGLMHSTSTQNWLNTQSNSSGLIVKRTIRIDIPVDQYPSLHLQYNFVGRLLGPRGNSLKRVEATTECRVLIRGRGSIKDPVKEEMMRGKPGYEHLNEPLHVIVEAELPVEIIDAQLLQAREILEDLLKPMQDESQDFYKKQQLRELAMINGTLREESPQMSGSVSPFHNSLGMKRAKTGG; from the exons ATGTCGTCGGGAAATAGTAGGTATATGGCGTATTCACCATCTCCATCTGCACCTCACTCTCCTCATATCTCAGCCCTTCGTTCTGCCACGTCAGCTATCGCCGAACAAGAAAA GTATCTGTCAGAGTTGCTTGAGGAACGCCACAAACTGGGCCCATTTGTGCCCGTCCTTCCTCATTGTTATCGGTTGCTGAATCAGG AACTTTTGCGTGTAACTACACTGTTGGGGAATGCATCAGTTTTAGATCAAAATGGGCTTAAACATGCTAGCCCCCTGGCTTCAGGAGGAATGTATTCAAATGGAGGAGCTAATGTGGACAGATGGACATCACCATTTCAATCAGAT ATATCAGGTTTAATGCACTCAACGTCGACTCAAAACTGGCTAAATACTCAAAGTAACTCATCAGGCCTCATAGTGAAGCGAACAATCAGAATTGATATACCCGTGGACCAATATCCTAGT TTACATTTGCAGTACAATTTCGTGGGACGCCTCCTGGGCCCTAGAGGGAACTCTCTAAAGCGAGTGGAAGCTACTACTGAATGCCGGGTTCTGATAAGAGGACGTGGAAGCATCAAGGATCCAGTAAAG GAAGAAATGATGAGAGGCAAACCGGGGTATGAGCACCTGAATGAGCCACTTCATGTTATTGTGGAAGCTGAATTGCCAGTGGAAATCATTGATGCTCAGCTATTGCAAGCACGTGAGATTTTGGAAGATCTGCTCAAGCCCATG CAGGATGAGTCTCaggatttttataaaaaacagCAGCTACGTGAACTTGCAATGATCAATGGTACTCTTCGTGAAGAAAGTCCTCAAATGTCTGGTTCTGTTTCCCCCTTCCACAACAGTCTTGGGATGAAGAGGGCTAAAACCGGGGGGTGA
- the LOC132037149 gene encoding KH domain-containing protein At5g56140 isoform X2, whose product MSSGNSRYMAYSPSPSAPHSPHISALRSATSAIAEQEKYLSELLEERHKLGPFVPVLPHCYRLLNQELLRVTTLLGNASVLDQNGLKHASPLASGGMYSNGGANVDRWTSPFQSDISGLMHSTSTQNWLNTQSNSSGLIVKRTIRIDIPVDQYPSLHLQYNFVGRLLGPRGNSLKRVEATTECRVLIRGRGSIKDPVKEEMMRGKPGYEHLNEPLHVIVEAELPVEIIDAQLLQAREILEDLLKPMDESQDFYKKQQLRELAMINGTLREESPQMSGSVSPFHNSLGMKRAKTGG is encoded by the exons ATGTCGTCGGGAAATAGTAGGTATATGGCGTATTCACCATCTCCATCTGCACCTCACTCTCCTCATATCTCAGCCCTTCGTTCTGCCACGTCAGCTATCGCCGAACAAGAAAA GTATCTGTCAGAGTTGCTTGAGGAACGCCACAAACTGGGCCCATTTGTGCCCGTCCTTCCTCATTGTTATCGGTTGCTGAATCAGG AACTTTTGCGTGTAACTACACTGTTGGGGAATGCATCAGTTTTAGATCAAAATGGGCTTAAACATGCTAGCCCCCTGGCTTCAGGAGGAATGTATTCAAATGGAGGAGCTAATGTGGACAGATGGACATCACCATTTCAATCAGAT ATATCAGGTTTAATGCACTCAACGTCGACTCAAAACTGGCTAAATACTCAAAGTAACTCATCAGGCCTCATAGTGAAGCGAACAATCAGAATTGATATACCCGTGGACCAATATCCTAGT TTACATTTGCAGTACAATTTCGTGGGACGCCTCCTGGGCCCTAGAGGGAACTCTCTAAAGCGAGTGGAAGCTACTACTGAATGCCGGGTTCTGATAAGAGGACGTGGAAGCATCAAGGATCCAGTAAAG GAAGAAATGATGAGAGGCAAACCGGGGTATGAGCACCTGAATGAGCCACTTCATGTTATTGTGGAAGCTGAATTGCCAGTGGAAATCATTGATGCTCAGCTATTGCAAGCACGTGAGATTTTGGAAGATCTGCTCAAGCCCATG GATGAGTCTCaggatttttataaaaaacagCAGCTACGTGAACTTGCAATGATCAATGGTACTCTTCGTGAAGAAAGTCCTCAAATGTCTGGTTCTGTTTCCCCCTTCCACAACAGTCTTGGGATGAAGAGGGCTAAAACCGGGGGGTGA